In the genome of Acidimicrobiia bacterium, the window TCTCGCAGGTGGTCGGGTACCAATCGTTCGTGTTCGGGGCGACCGGCGTCGAGAAGACCTACAGCCGCGATCTCACCGGCCAGAGCCTGCAGCTCCAGTTCAACAACGTCGGCGGGCTCCTGTCGGGCAACCAGATCACCGGCACAGCCGTTCTGTCGCTGCGTGCGGACGCGCAACGGGCCGCGCAAGCCGCGCTCGGCTTTCAACGGGGCTCGGTCGTGCTGCTCGACGTCAAGACGGGTCAGATCGTGGCCATGTACTCGACCCCGTCGTTCGACCCGAACCCGCTCGTCGTCCACGGCACGGCCCAGGCCCAAGCGGCCTTCACCGCGCTCCAGCAGAACCCGGACCGGCCGGCGCTCCCACGCGCTTACCGAGAGCGGTACCCGCCGGGCTCGAGCTTCAAGACCGTGACCGCGTCCGTCGCCCTCGAGAACGGGACCGCCACCCCCGACACCACCTTCGCCGTGCGCACCCAGCTGACGCTGCCCCAGACGACGAGCACCCTGAAGAACTTCGGCGGCGAGGCCTGCGGAGGCAGTCTCGTCGAGAGCTTCACGGTGTCGTGCAACACGACCTTCGGGCAGCTCGGCCTGCAGCTCGGCGAGCAGTTCGTCCCCGGCATAGCGAAGTTCGGGATCGGGCAGGCCCCTCCGCTCGATGCCAGTCCGGGCGCCGTCCCGAGCCTCGGGCCGCCGGCCGGGTCGTTCGGCAGCAACCAGCCCCTGTTCGCGTTCGCCGGCGTCGGACAAGGCGACGTGGCCGTGACCCCCCTCCAGATGGCGCTGGTCGCTGACGGGATCGCCAACGGCGGCGTGATCATGCAGCCGCACGTCGTGAGGGAGATCCGCGACTCCAACGACAAGCTCGTGCGGCGGATCGACCCGACGCCGTGGATGACGGCCACGACGCCGCAGGTCGCGGCGGCCGTGACGCAGATGATGGTGAACGTGGTCAAGAACGGGACGGGCACCGCCGCGCAGATCCCCGGGGTGACCGTCGCCGGCAAGACCGGCACCGCCCAGAACGCGCCGAACCAGTCGCCGCACGCGTGGTTCGTCGCGTTCGCCCCGGCCGAGGCGCCACGCTTCGCGGTGGCGGTGCTCGTCGAGCACGGCGGGAGCGCCGGGAACGACGCCACCGG includes:
- a CDS encoding penicillin-binding transpeptidase domain-containing protein, coding for MNPAIRKLGVALVVLLLVLVGQLTYLQIVDANSLNHNPHNTRALLQNANRARGDIVTADGTVVAHSVKVSDGTVFKYLREYPTRELFSQVVGYQSFVFGATGVEKTYSRDLTGQSLQLQFNNVGGLLSGNQITGTAVLSLRADAQRAAQAALGFQRGSVVLLDVKTGQIVAMYSTPSFDPNPLVVHGTAQAQAAFTALQQNPDRPALPRAYRERYPPGSSFKTVTASVALENGTATPDTTFAVRTQLTLPQTTSTLKNFGGEACGGSLVESFTVSCNTTFGQLGLQLGEQFVPGIAKFGIGQAPPLDASPGAVPSLGPPAGSFGSNQPLFAFAGVGQGDVAVTPLQMALVADGIANGGVIMQPHVVREIRDSNDKLVRRIDPTPWMTATTPQVAAAVTQMMVNVVKNGTGTAAQIPGVTVAGKTGTAQNAPNQSPHAWFVAFAPAEAPRFAVAVLVEHGGSAGNDATGGRVAAPIAARMLRVALGIP